CTGTTATATTTCGTTGGCCCCACGCTGTTTATCGTCTGTTCAGTCAGCCAGTACTGGGTCGAAAGTGGTATCACGCTGTTTGTTCTGCGTTTTATGATCGGGGTTGCCGTGGGGATTGAATACCCGGTCGCCACCTCCTTCCTGGTGGAATTCTTACCTAAAAAATATCGCGGCCCCCGCCTGGCTGCACTGACCCTGTTATGGTTTGCAGGGGCGGCTACCGCTTACATTCTGGGTGAAGCGATCATGAATTTCGGCGGCGCAGAAGCCTGGCGATTAGCGTTATCCAGTACCGCCATCATTGGTGCGCTTCTGTTTATTATCCGTCTCGGCACGCCTGAATCTCCGCGATGGCTCATTGGTAAGGGCCGGCGGCAGGAAGCGGATCGCGTCATTAAACAGGTTTATGGCCCCGACTTTGGCCTGGCTAACCTGCCCGAACAGAGCGACGGTGTGAAACGTACCCTCAGCGATTTACTGCATTCCGGCTACGGAAAACGACTGGTTTTCATCAGCCTGTTCTGGACCTGTTCAGTGATCCCGGTATTTGCGGTATATGCTTTTGCACCAAGGGTGCTGCAGGCGCTGCATCTCAGCGGTAACTGGGCCTCTTACGGATCGGTGGCGATTACCATGCTGTTTGTGGTGGGCTGTATTATCGCCACGCGCCTGGTGAACACCATGGGCCGTCGCAGCCTGCTGATTCACAGTTTTCTCTGGTCCGGCATTGCACTGATGCTGTTGGGCTTACTGCGTGACGGGCCCTCCTGGGTTATCTTACTGATGTTTGGCGCTTACGCGCTGTTTATCGGCGGTGCGCAGGTATTGCAGCTGGTCTACCCCAATGAAATTTTCCCCACCGATATCCGCGCAGCCGCCGTAGGTATAGGGACGTCAATGTCACGCATAGGCGCGGCAGTAGGGACTTATCTGGTGCCGGTTTCACTGCAATCTATCGGTATCGGATCCACCATGTATATTGCCGCAGGCATCACGCTGGTTGGCCTGATAGTTGCCTGGATGCTGGCACCTGAAACCCGCTCTCTCGATCTCAATCAGGCTTCGGCACTCCCGGATACTGAGGAGACTCCCTCGCGTATTAGCCTGGGCGAACCGCGGAGAAATTATCCCTGACTGGGCCGGCTCCGTATGCCCGCATACGGAGCGCATTATGATTTCAGGAGCTGTTCAACTTCCCGACGGCGCTTACGGTAGGTGGCAGGCGTTTCGCCATACTGCTTACGAAACCAGCTGATCAGGTGCGAGGCGTCAGCAAAACCGCTGGCGCTGGCAATGGCATTGATGGTGTAACTGGAGTTCGCCATCAGCTTACGGGCATGTTCCAGCCTTAACTTACGCCAGTAAGCTGAAGCTGTTTCACTGGTTCCGACTATAAATGCGCGATTCAACTGACGGGCGGTCACGCCCAGAAAGTTGGCAAGGCTTTCCAGCGGGGTCGGTATGTCCAGGTGATGCTTCATAAATTCGATCGCTCTTATCACCAGATCGCTCTCATAAACCGCCTGTTCCCCCTCTTTCTCGCGACGTTTTTTGCTGGATTTTCTGCCCGGGTCTTCATCCACCAGCAGGTACTTCAGGCCTTTCTGCGCGCGGATCTCTCCGCAATGCCAGCGAATCAGATCGGCGGCTAAATCAATGGCTGTGCCGCCAGGGCAGGTGATGATGCCGCGGTCGTTGATATAGCTTTTATCAATAACCGGTTTTGCCAGCGGAAAACGCTGGCGGAACTCGTCACGGGTGGTGAAATGAATGGCAACCTGCCTTCCGTTCAGTAATCCGGCGTTGCCCAGAATAAAAGAGCCGCTGCAAAGCGTGATAATGGGTACTTTGCGCGCATGTAATTTGCGTACGGCCTCCAGCACGGAAGGCGGGGGATTACGCGTTTCCTGCAGTAATCCCCCCGCCAGCACCACATAATCCCAGTGCGCATCCAGATCCAACGGCGCCGTCGGCGTGACGGGTAAGCCACAGCTGGCAGTCACAGGCTGGTTATCCCAGGTCATCCATTCCCACTGACAAAAAATCTGCCGGCTGGTAAAGGATTCATCCGCAGCAAAACGCAGCGACTCCACCAGCCCGGCCAGAGAGATCAACGTGAAGTGATTCATCAGTACAAACCCCACACGCAAATCTGGTTTGATGGGGGGCACATCGGCATTTACCGCATATTGTGGGCACACGGGGATTCACTCCTGATCGCTCTCAGCTCTGTCTGGTCCGCCGGGCAGACCCTGTTTTCACGCCGGGTTAACCGGCATCTTTCGGCCAGTTAGCCAGCACCCTTTCCTGTAACTCTGCTGAGTAAGCCTCAGCGAAAGAGGAGTGGCGATGACGGCCAACAGGTTGCAGCGTATCGTAAACTATTTTTGGCCCGCGCCTGGCCTGATACTCTGCTTCTGTATAGCACTGTGGCAGACGCACCACAGGCTGGTCTTCGAACACCACACGGCGACCAGTAGGATGCACTCGTGTGGAAATGGCCCAGACCACATCCTTCAGTGACGTCGGGTCGATATCATCATCCACCAGGAATACTTTGGGAATAAATAACATCGCCCCGGTTTTGAACAGCACCTCTCCGACACGCTGAGCAAACTCTTCGCTGGAGAGGCCCGGCAACTTATCGCGCCAGTTTTCCGGCACAATCACCAGAAACCAGTGAACAGCAGCGCCTTCAGGTATCCATACCGTAGTGACGGGCAGTTGGGCAGCCCGCAGATGAGTCAGCGCATCAGCAGCGATCCCTATCGCCCAGAGAGTATGTGACTCATCAGCCGGACGCCCTGCCACCACCAGTGGCCAGATGGGATCGTCCCGGTAGGTGATCGTCTCAACATGGAAGGTTGGCTGTGCGGAAGAGCCGGTGCCCAGATACCCGCCATATTCACCATAGGGGCCTTCCTGGCAATCGCGGGTGAGTGAGACATGCCCTTCAATGACGATCTCGGCGCTGGCAGGAACGTCCAGATCGATGCTGACCGCTTTCACCAGTTCAACCGGTTCGCCCGCCAAAGTACCAATATAATCCACTTCATTGGCTTCAGCCGGGATTGGGATTCCGGAAACGCAGGAAATAGCGGGGGCCGGTCCCTGCACTAACGCGTAAGGCATAGGTTCGCCCTTCTCCACCCATTCGGCCCAGATCTGACCGATATGCTGGCTGGGGACCATCAGGCCAACCATTCTCTTCCCGTCGACCTTCATCACGCGGGCAATCGACCAGTTTACCCAGCGCCCGTCAGGGGTTTTAACAATCAGCGTTCCCCAGGTATTGGCGTACCGTCCGCCATCGTGCTCGTGGGCAAAGGGGATGGGAAACCGATCCAGAGTGGCTTCTTCGCCCTGCAGAATGTTTTGCTGGCAGGCAGCGGCAGAGGATTTAACCAGTACCGGAGGAATAATGGGAAGATGGCGTGCCGCTGACAGCGCATTGACGATTTCAGGGCCGGATGACTTTGCCGCCAGCCCCAGAGAAAGAGCGACCCGCGCATAGGGCATATCCGCATTTGAAGAGAGCGCAGCGGGCGCACCAAAAAGGCGGAAGCCGGCTTCCACACCCTGAATATTTTCAAACAGGGGAGCAGGCGACTGTATTTCATAACTACGGCGAGTGATGGCTCCCGGCTCGTAATC
This genomic window from Erwinia sp. E_sp_B01_1 contains:
- a CDS encoding MFS transporter, coding for MSATVSIEDVPLNRFHKILTLRSGGGSFVDGYVLSIIGIAMTQVSPALGLTAFWEGMIAASALIGIFFGGFFGGLLTDKLGRRLLYFVGPTLFIVCSVSQYWVESGITLFVLRFMIGVAVGIEYPVATSFLVEFLPKKYRGPRLAALTLLWFAGAATAYILGEAIMNFGGAEAWRLALSSTAIIGALLFIIRLGTPESPRWLIGKGRRQEADRVIKQVYGPDFGLANLPEQSDGVKRTLSDLLHSGYGKRLVFISLFWTCSVIPVFAVYAFAPRVLQALHLSGNWASYGSVAITMLFVVGCIIATRLVNTMGRRSLLIHSFLWSGIALMLLGLLRDGPSWVILLMFGAYALFIGGAQVLQLVYPNEIFPTDIRAAAVGIGTSMSRIGAAVGTYLVPVSLQSIGIGSTMYIAAGITLVGLIVAWMLAPETRSLDLNQASALPDTEETPSRISLGEPRRNYP
- a CDS encoding helix-turn-helix domain-containing protein, whose amino-acid sequence is MCPQYAVNADVPPIKPDLRVGFVLMNHFTLISLAGLVESLRFAADESFTSRQIFCQWEWMTWDNQPVTASCGLPVTPTAPLDLDAHWDYVVLAGGLLQETRNPPPSVLEAVRKLHARKVPIITLCSGSFILGNAGLLNGRQVAIHFTTRDEFRQRFPLAKPVIDKSYINDRGIITCPGGTAIDLAADLIRWHCGEIRAQKGLKYLLVDEDPGRKSSKKRREKEGEQAVYESDLVIRAIEFMKHHLDIPTPLESLANFLGVTARQLNRAFIVGTSETASAYWRKLRLEHARKLMANSSYTINAIASASGFADASHLISWFRKQYGETPATYRKRRREVEQLLKS
- a CDS encoding UbiD family decarboxylase is translated as MSYFKDLRSYIAALDEMGDIMHIRREVDGDYEPGAITRRSYEIQSPAPLFENIQGVEAGFRLFGAPAALSSNADMPYARVALSLGLAAKSSGPEIVNALSAARHLPIIPPVLVKSSAAACQQNILQGEEATLDRFPIPFAHEHDGGRYANTWGTLIVKTPDGRWVNWSIARVMKVDGKRMVGLMVPSQHIGQIWAEWVEKGEPMPYALVQGPAPAISCVSGIPIPAEANEVDYIGTLAGEPVELVKAVSIDLDVPASAEIVIEGHVSLTRDCQEGPYGEYGGYLGTGSSAQPTFHVETITYRDDPIWPLVVAGRPADESHTLWAIGIAADALTHLRAAQLPVTTVWIPEGAAVHWFLVIVPENWRDKLPGLSSEEFAQRVGEVLFKTGAMLFIPKVFLVDDDIDPTSLKDVVWAISTRVHPTGRRVVFEDQPVVRLPQCYTEAEYQARRGPKIVYDTLQPVGRHRHSSFAEAYSAELQERVLANWPKDAG